One stretch of Diabrotica undecimpunctata isolate CICGRU chromosome 5, icDiaUnde3, whole genome shotgun sequence DNA includes these proteins:
- the LOC140442127 gene encoding uncharacterized protein, whose translation MSSYSTALRKTIKWFRKIAVEALTGTAVVNAWILHNSVRDSRMSITTFRENLCLQLLGVDNISATTDNNRLEKHELKATEKRKRCKICYTRLAGQHNRTYAAADSKQVIYYICPACPDKPPICIDCFFNSHVCKPK comes from the coding sequence ATGTCATCCTACTCTACTGCTTTACGAAAAACAATTAAATGGTTCAGAAAAATTGCAGTTGAGGCCTTAACAGGTACTGCTGTAGTTAATGCCTGGATTTTACATAATTCAGTACGTGATAGCCGTATGTCAATTACAACATTTAGAGAAAATTTGTGTTTGCAGTTACTAGGTGTCGACAATATTTCtgcaactacagacaataatagacTAGAAAAACATGAACTGAAGGCGACAGAAAAACGGAAGCGGTGTAAAATATGTTACACTCGTTTAGCAGGACAACATAACAGAACATATGCAGCTGCTGACAGCAAACAAGTGATATATTATATCTGTCCAGCATGTCCGGACAAACCACCTATATGTATAGACTGCTTTTTCAATTCTCATGTGTGTAAACCAAAATAA
- the LOC140442126 gene encoding uncharacterized protein produces the protein MAMIYWVHAHPHPSVYVGDFNSHHELWRQSDQNGEALLNWSEEVDTYLVFDAKDQGTFRSAAWKREYNPDLCFVSTNENNQPLATSRTVLPDFPHSQHRPVVIEVGIKIPIITSFPRPRWNFKKADWTTFTERLDKCLGWITPTRENYMRFVGAVISTAKKTIPRGYRKEYVPGWDEKCKKLYQEYNESQDREIADELLHSLDAARRQKWMETMEKLDFSKSSRKAWSLLRKLGSSRYTTRDKVPIVPNRVASHIVATSRAPRDRDHTTKVKQELKILKSECPLTSQYSEAFTLEEINSAISEVKSGKAPGFDKIHPEFLLHCGKYARKWLVDFYTDMIISGEIPNSLKRASIIAILKPGKLPPSLFPEFSLQATLHHRTPTLPSPYSFISFLLAVS, from the exons ATGGCTATGATTTATTGGGTGCACGCCCACCCACACCCCTCAGTTTATGTGGGAGATTTTAACAGCCACCATGAACTCTGGAGGCAAAGTGATCAAAACGGCGAGGCTTTGCTAAACTGGAGCGAAGAGGTTGACACTTATTTAGTCTTTGACGCTAAAGATCAGGGAACTTTTCGATCTGCAGCCTGGAAACGGGAATACAACCCAGACCTATGCTTTGTCTCCACAAATGAAAACAATCAACCCCTGGCAACTTCACGTACAGTACTCCCAGATTTTCCACATAGCCAACATAGACCAGTTGTAATAGAAGTTGGCATCAAAATACCAATAATAACATCTTTTCCTCGACCTAGGTGGAACTTTAAAAAAGCAGACTGGACAACTTTTACTGAGAGATTGGACAAATGTTTGGGATGGATAACCCCAACACGTGAAAACTACATGAGATTTGTTGGCGCGGTTATCTCTACAGCGAAGAAAACTATACCCAGGGGATATCGTAAAGAGTATGTCCCAGGATGGGATGAAAAATGTAAGAAATTATATCAAGAATACAACGAAAGCCAAGACCGAGAAATTGCGGACGAACTACTGCACAGTTTGGATGCAGCCAGACgacaaaaatggatggaaactatggaaaaactagactttagTAAATCAAGCAGAAAAGCATGGTCCTTACTTAGAAAACTTGGTAGTAGCAGATACACAactagagataaagtaccaatagTTCCCAACAGAGTGGCCTCCCACATTGTAGCTACCTCAAGAGCACCTAGAGATCGTGACCACACCACCAAAGTAAAGCAAGAACTAAAAATACTGAAGTCTGAATGCCCGCTTACATCTCAATACTCTGAAGCGTTTACTCTAGAAGAAATTAACTCAGCAATATCAGAAGTTAAGTCTGGAAAGGCACCCGGCTTCGATAAAATTCATCCAGAATTTTTACTCCACTGTGGTAAATATGCTAGGAAATGGCTGGTTGATTTCTATACAGATATGATAATATCAGGGGAAATCCCAAACTCACTAAAAAGGGCCTCAATTATAGCCATATTAAAACCGGGAAAG ctacctccatctttATTTCCTGAATTTTCTTTACAAGCCACACTTCACCATCGCACACCAACGCTGCCCTCACCATACTCttttatatctttccttttaGCTGTTTCCTAA